The genomic window CAACCACCACCCGGACATCGACCTGCGCTATGGCTGGGTCGGCTTGGCCATGGCCAGCCACGACGTGGGCGGCATCACCTCCCGGGACATCGAGTTGGCCGGCACGATCGCGCGCATCGCCGACGAGCGCGGGGCGCAGCTCACCCCGGAGGTCACGACCTCGATGACCGTCGGTATCAACACCAGCGACCCGGATGCGATCCGTGACTTCTGGGCCGCCCTGACCGGTCACACCCCGGCTCCCCACGACAGCACCTCGCTGCCGAGCCCGGACGGCCAGCTGCCCGAGATCTGGTTCCAGGTGACCGACGACCCCGGCGGGCGCGGCCGCACCCACCTGGACGTCTACGTCCCGAACGACCTTGCGCAGGAGCGGGTGGACGCCGTGCTCGCCGCCGGCGGGGTGCTCGTCACCGACGATTTCGCCCCGTCCTGGTGGGTGCTGGCCGACGCCGACGGCAACCAGGCCTGCGTCTGCACCTCGCAGCCGCACAACTGAGCCGATGACGAAGGGGGTCGCCACCAGTGCGCCGCACCCGGCCCACTCGGGCGCTCCCATTTCGGCTTGACATTTTCAGTTAGCGTGTTGGAACCACTCTGGAACCGAATCCGAAGAGGAGAGCTGGGCCATGACGAAGACGAAGATCATGACGGCAGTCGCCGGTCTCGCCAGCGGAGCAGCCGTGTTGACCGTGGGAGCGAACGTGAGCAGCCAAGGAGCAGAGCCCTCGCCCCAAGCTATTTGTAGCAAGGCAACTGAGTGCATGAACCAGTCACTCAGTGGCATGGCCGCACAGCCCGGAAGCGCCTACCGCTATGGCGGTGGCGGTCGGATGTACAGCATCGCGTAACCAACTCTTCAGAGTCGCGGTGTGTGCGGCGCACGCCAGAATTGCTGACGCTGCACGGTTTCGGGCTCGTCGTTCGCAACAGCGGTGGCCTCCGCAGCGCGCGATGGGCCCGAATCGCGTCTCCCACGTCGGCAGCCTGTGGACGACGTTGAGCAGCCCCGCCGGGGGACCCCCTTCGTCATCTCGCGGCGGGGCGCCCGCGCACCAGCGCCAGCGGCAGGGTCGCCAGCGACAGCACCGCTGCGACGAGCAGCGCCTGCGTGAAGGACGCGCCGGCGGCGATCGCGCCGACGAGGACCGAGCCGAGGCCGGTGCCGGCGTCGAAGCCGATGTTCCACACCGCGCTGGCCGTGCCGTAGTCGCGCCGCGAGACGGAGGCGAAGGCGAGCAGCAGGGTGAGGTTCTGCAGTGCCCCGTAGGAGATGCCGACGCACAGGACGCCGAGCAGCAGCAGGACCGCGGCGAGCGCACCGTCCCGGGTGAGTGACACCGCGACGAGCGCGAGGCCGATCGTCGTGGAGAGCACCAGCGGCCACAGGAAGGGCCGGGTGCCGTAGATGTCGGCGAGCGCGCCCATCTTCCACCGGGTCAGGGCGGCAGCGCCGGTGAGGACGAGCAGCGCCGCCGTCGCCAGCCAGGCGGCGCCGGCGAGCTCGCTGGAGAAGGTGATCAGCGCACCACCGGCGAGGGTCACCCCGAGCAGCAGGAGCATCGCCCGCAGGAGCGAGCGGTAGACCTGGGCCCGCGAGTGCGTCACGGGAGAGTCGTCGGGCTCGATGATCAGGGACCGACCGGCGAGCCATGCGGGGACGGCGCCGACGATCGGCAGGGCGCCCGCGGCGAAGACCAGCCAGAAGCCGATGTCCTGCGCCACCCACGGCCCGATCGGCATGAAGACGACCTGTGGCACCGCGATGCCGAGCCCGTAGATGCCGACCGCCTGGCCGCGCCGCCGGGGGTCGACCAGGTTCGCCACGGCCGCGCTACCGGTGACGGTGAGGATCCCGAAGCCCAGGCCACGCACGGCGGCGAGGACGAGTACCCACGTCAGGTCGTCGGAGACCAGGTGCAGCAGCGCCGGCAGCCCGAGCAGCAGTTGCCCGGCAGCCATGACCGGCCCCCACCCGAACCGGCGGACCGCCGCGGGGACGAAGGGCTGGGTGAGCACCGTGAAGAGCATGAGCACGCCGTTGACGGCGCCGACGCCCGCCGAGTCCGCGCCGCCCTGGGCCGCCCACAGCGGTGCGACCGGCAGCAGTGCCGAGAAGCCGCTGAACCCGGCCACCGTCGCCATCAGCAGGACCGGCATCCCTGGCAGGCGCCAGACAGGCGTGGTGTGGGCAACGGTCATGTCCGCATTGTCGCGGACGAGGCGCCTCGCCGCGGCATCCGGCACCTCCCCCGCGCATACAGTGGTCGGGTGACGATCCGCGTAGCACTCGAGCACCGCACGAGCTACCGCTTCAGCGAGCCCGTGCAGGTCTACCCGCACACGATCCGGCTGCGCCCGGCACCGCACTCGCGCACGCCGATCCCGAGCTACTCGCTGCGGATCGAGCCGGAGAACCACTTCCTCAACTGGCAGCAGGACCCCTTCGGCAACTGGTTGGCCCGCGTGGTCTTCCCCGACAAGGTCGAGCGCCTCGAGATCACCGTCGACCTGCTCGCGGACATGACGGTGATCAACCCCTTCGACTTCTTCGTCGAGGACTGGGCGGCCACCTTCCCCTTCGCCTACCCGGAGCAGCTGCGGGGGGACCTCGCCCCCTACCTCGACCCCGTGGGTTTCGAGGCTCCTTCGTCGCACCTCAACCATCGTGGCGAAGGGAGCCAAGCGAGCGCAGCCACCTCTCCCGACGTCGTCACCTGGCTCGAGGAGCGGCTGCCGTCGTTGCTGACCGCCCCGCGGGATGCGGCCGTGGGTGCCGGCACCCCGATCGTCGGCTTCGTCGTCGGCCTCAACCGCGCCATCCGCGAGAGCGTGGACTACACGGTCCGCCTCGAGCCGGGGGTGCAGACACCCACGCGCACCCTCGAGCGCGGCATCGGCTCGTGCCGCGACAGCGCCTGGTTGCTCGTCGCGGCGCTGCGCCACCTCGGGTTGGCCGCGCGTTTCGTCTCCGGGTACCTCGTGCAGCTGAGCACCGACCAGGCAGCGGTCGACGGCCCCAGCGGGCCGACGGAGGACTTCACCGACCTGCACGCGTGGGCCGAGGTCTACATCCCCGGCGCGGGCTGGGTCGGCCTCGACGCGACGTCCGGACTGTTGTGCGGCGAGGGGCACATCCCCCTCTCGTGCACCCCGCACCCCTCCTCCGCGGCCCCGATCAGCGGGGCCACCGGCCCGGTGGACGTCGACTTCGACTTCGCCAACACGGTCACCCGCCTCGCCGAGGACCCACGCGTGACCAAGCCGGTCGACGACACCCAGTGGTCGCGGATCACCGCGGTCGGTGAGGCGGTCGACGGCCTGCTGGCGAAGGGGGACGTGCGCCTGACCATGGGCGGCGAGCCGACCTTCGTCGCGGCAGGTGGGACGACGGACCCGCAGTGGCACACCGCGGCGGACGGCGAGCAGAAGCGGGCGCTGGCGATGGCGCTCGCGTCCCGGCTGTCCTCGCCCGGCACGCTGCGTCACCACGGCCAGGGCAAGTGGTACCCCGGGGAGCCCCTGCCCCGCTGGCAGATCATGCTCGCCGACCGCATCGACGGCCGGCCGTTGTGGAGCGACCCCGACCTCCTCGACGACCCGTGGGGCGAGGGTCGGCTGGTGTCCGGCTCCCCCGAGGCCGCCGGCGCCGCCCGCGACCTCGCCGTCGCGATCGCCCGACGACTCGGGGTCGACGTCGAGCACCTGGCCGCGGCCGTCGAGGACCCGCTCCAGCGTCTCGTCACCCAGGCGCGCCTTCCCTCCGGTGAGGCGCCCACCGAGGGTGACCTCGCCCCGGACGCCCCGGAGGCCGCCGACGAGACCTCGCGCGCGGCACGCGTGGCCGAGATCGACGAGACCGCCGACCCGGACACCCCGGCAGCGTGGGTGCTGCCGATCTTCCCTGCCCCCGACGGCCAGGGCTGGGCGACGACGACGTGGCGCACCCGTCGCGGCTTCCTCGCCCTCGTCCCCGGCGACTCCCCGGCGGGGCTGCGTCTGCCCCTGGGCTCCGTCGCCTGGGGCGAGGGCCCCATCACGCCGGAGCGATCCCCCTTCGCACCGCGCGGAGCACTGCCCAGCCTCGACCCGGGCTCACTGCCGACGGTGAGCGCCCCGGCGGCACAGGTGATCCCGATCGAGGAGGCACCGCGGACCGCGTTGGCCGTGGAGGACCGCGACGGCCACCTCTTCGTCTTCCTCCCACCGCTGGAGGAGCTCGAGGACGCCGTCGGGCTGATCGCCGCCATCGAGGCCGCCGCGAGCGAAGTCGGGCAGCCGGTCGTCCTCGAGGGATACCCACCACCCGGCGACGAGCGGGTGCGCACCATGTCGGTGACCCCCGACCCCGGCGTCATCGAGGTCAACGTCTCCCCGACGTCCTCCTGGGCGCAGCTGGTCGAGCAGACCGAGTGGGTGCACGAGCACGCCCGACAGATCCACCTGGCGACCGAGAAGTTCGACGTCGACGGCTCGCACACCGGCACCGGCGGCGGCAACCACATCACCCTCGGCGGCTCCACCCCCGCCGACAGCCCGCTGCTGCGCCGACCTGACCTGCTGCGCTCGCTGGTGACGTACTGGCAGCACCACCCCGCGCTGAGCTACCTGTTCTCCGGGCGCTTCATCGGGCCGACGTCGCAGGCCCCCCGCGTGGACGAGGGCCGACCGGATGCCCTGTACGAGCTGGAGATCGCCTTCGCGCAGATGGACCACGTCCTGGCGATGGAGCACGACGAGCAGGACGTCACCGAGCCGCTGACCGGGGACCACTACGTCAAGCAGCACACCCGGCCGTGGCTCGTCGACCGGCTGCTGCGGCACCTGCTGACCGACATCACCGGCAACACCCACCGCGCGGAGTTCTGCATCGACAAGCTCTTCGCGCCCGGCACCGAGCGCGGACGGCTCGGGCTGCTGGAGCTGCGTGGCTTCGAGATGCCGCCGCACCCGCGGATGGCGCTGCTGCAGGCGCTGCTCGTGCGCTCGCTCGTCGCGAAGTTCTGGCACGAGCCCTACTCCGCCCCGCTCGTGCACTGGGGCACGCGCCTGCACGACCGGTACCTGCTCCCGGCCTTCGTCGCGGCCGACCTGCGCGACGTCCTCGATGACGTCAACCGCTACCTGGCGTCGCAGGGCGTGGGGCGGATCGACCCGGCGTGGTTCGACTCCTTCCTCGAGTTCCGCTTCCCGCGCCTGGGGGACACGATCGTCGGCGGGGTGGAGATGGAGCTGCGCAGCGCGATCGAGCCGTGGCACGTCCTGGGCGAGGAGGTCAGCCAGTCCGGCACGGCCCGCTACGTCGACTCCTCGGTGGAGAAGGTCCAGGTTCGCGCCGTCGGCCTGATCGAGGGACGGCACGTGGTCACGTGCAACGGGGTCCCCGTGCCGATGGTCCCGGTCGCCGAGCAGGGCTGGGGCGGCCCCGTCGGGGCGAAGGGGAGCACCGGCGCCTTCGTCGGTGGCGTCCGCTACCGCGCCTGGGCGCCCCCATCGGCGCTGCACCCGACGATCGGCGTGCACGGCCCGCTCGTCTTCGACCTGATCGACCGGTGGGCCGGGCGCTCCCTCGGTGGTTTCACCCACCACGTGACCCACCCGGGTGGGATCGCCTACGACTCCTTCCCGGTGAACGCCGCGGCGGCCGAGTCCCGGCGGGCGGCACGGTTCGTCGTCGGGGGGCACACCCCCGGGCCCGTGGACGTCAGCGCACTACCGGACCCGCTGGCGAGCCTGGGACCGGCCGTGACGGACTTCCCGGTCACGCTCGACCTGCGGCGCTTCCCCGGCACCGACCGGTCGCCGGGCACCGTGGACGACTTCGCCACGCCGCCCGCGGACGCGGGTCAGTCCGGGATGCCCCCGCCCGAGGGTGCGGACATCGTGGAGACCAGCGCGGAGGGGCCGGTCTCGTCGAGCTGAGGCGCTCGGCCGCCACCGGTCACTCGAATGAGGTGACATCGTGCGTCCATCCGCACCCCGTCACCTCCACCCAGCGGGGCTCCCCGGCGGCCCGACCCGACAGGCGTGCCGGGCACGTCATCCCCGGACCACGGTCGTGGTCACCCGGGTCACGGACGGCCGCGCCGGCGTTGAGCTGAAGCCGAACTGCGGGTTCGGCGTCACGTCCGCGAGCGCCCCGAGGGCGCTCCCGCGCCACGTACCGGACAGTCCCTCCACAGCGTGCTGATCCTGCGCTCCGTAGTACTCGCGCCGCCCGTTGCCGGCGCTGCCACGCGTGCGCACCCCCGGGAACACCACCCGCGCGAGCGGGTCGGCCACGGTCGCGAAGACCCGACTGCGCGCGAGGGGAGCCGGCACGAGGCGCAGGAGCCTCCCGACCCCGGTGCGGGCACCGATGTCGAGACCCACTCGCAGTGGACCCGCGTCGACCTCCCACCGGGTACCGTCGTGACGCTCCGCCAAGGAGATCGGGCAGATGACGATCTCGTCGAAGGAGTAGGTGCTCGTGACGTACTCGGCGATCTGCTCATCCCGCGCCAGCAGGATCCGGCGATCATCGGCCGTGGCGACCATGACACCGGTGAACGCACCCAGCGGCGAGCGGGCCCAGTCGCCGACGACGAACCGCAGGCCGCTGCTCGACCCGGCGCCGAGGATCCGTCCGTCGAATCGGTCGATGATGCGGTGAGC from Janibacter cremeus includes these protein-coding regions:
- a CDS encoding transglutaminase family protein gives rise to the protein MTIRVALEHRTSYRFSEPVQVYPHTIRLRPAPHSRTPIPSYSLRIEPENHFLNWQQDPFGNWLARVVFPDKVERLEITVDLLADMTVINPFDFFVEDWAATFPFAYPEQLRGDLAPYLDPVGFEAPSSHLNHRGEGSQASAATSPDVVTWLEERLPSLLTAPRDAAVGAGTPIVGFVVGLNRAIRESVDYTVRLEPGVQTPTRTLERGIGSCRDSAWLLVAALRHLGLAARFVSGYLVQLSTDQAAVDGPSGPTEDFTDLHAWAEVYIPGAGWVGLDATSGLLCGEGHIPLSCTPHPSSAAPISGATGPVDVDFDFANTVTRLAEDPRVTKPVDDTQWSRITAVGEAVDGLLAKGDVRLTMGGEPTFVAAGGTTDPQWHTAADGEQKRALAMALASRLSSPGTLRHHGQGKWYPGEPLPRWQIMLADRIDGRPLWSDPDLLDDPWGEGRLVSGSPEAAGAARDLAVAIARRLGVDVEHLAAAVEDPLQRLVTQARLPSGEAPTEGDLAPDAPEAADETSRAARVAEIDETADPDTPAAWVLPIFPAPDGQGWATTTWRTRRGFLALVPGDSPAGLRLPLGSVAWGEGPITPERSPFAPRGALPSLDPGSLPTVSAPAAQVIPIEEAPRTALAVEDRDGHLFVFLPPLEELEDAVGLIAAIEAAASEVGQPVVLEGYPPPGDERVRTMSVTPDPGVIEVNVSPTSSWAQLVEQTEWVHEHARQIHLATEKFDVDGSHTGTGGGNHITLGGSTPADSPLLRRPDLLRSLVTYWQHHPALSYLFSGRFIGPTSQAPRVDEGRPDALYELEIAFAQMDHVLAMEHDEQDVTEPLTGDHYVKQHTRPWLVDRLLRHLLTDITGNTHRAEFCIDKLFAPGTERGRLGLLELRGFEMPPHPRMALLQALLVRSLVAKFWHEPYSAPLVHWGTRLHDRYLLPAFVAADLRDVLDDVNRYLASQGVGRIDPAWFDSFLEFRFPRLGDTIVGGVEMELRSAIEPWHVLGEEVSQSGTARYVDSSVEKVQVRAVGLIEGRHVVTCNGVPVPMVPVAEQGWGGPVGAKGSTGAFVGGVRYRAWAPPSALHPTIGVHGPLVFDLIDRWAGRSLGGFTHHVTHPGGIAYDSFPVNAAAAESRRAARFVVGGHTPGPVDVSALPDPLASLGPAVTDFPVTLDLRRFPGTDRSPGTVDDFATPPADAGQSGMPPPEGADIVETSAEGPVSSS
- a CDS encoding VOC family protein — its product is MSNDAKQILTSQQVHDQAPIGWREVDGMLRTRLTTSGFEESLRLVQEIASAADEANHHPDIDLRYGWVGLAMASHDVGGITSRDIELAGTIARIADERGAQLTPEVTTSMTVGINTSDPDAIRDFWAALTGHTPAPHDSTSLPSPDGQLPEIWFQVTDDPGGRGRTHLDVYVPNDLAQERVDAVLAAGGVLVTDDFAPSWWVLADADGNQACVCTSQPHN
- a CDS encoding MFS transporter, translated to MTVAHTTPVWRLPGMPVLLMATVAGFSGFSALLPVAPLWAAQGGADSAGVGAVNGVLMLFTVLTQPFVPAAVRRFGWGPVMAAGQLLLGLPALLHLVSDDLTWVLVLAAVRGLGFGILTVTGSAAVANLVDPRRRGQAVGIYGLGIAVPQVVFMPIGPWVAQDIGFWLVFAAGALPIVGAVPAWLAGRSLIIEPDDSPVTHSRAQVYRSLLRAMLLLLGVTLAGGALITFSSELAGAAWLATAALLVLTGAAALTRWKMGALADIYGTRPFLWPLVLSTTIGLALVAVSLTRDGALAAVLLLLGVLCVGISYGALQNLTLLLAFASVSRRDYGTASAVWNIGFDAGTGLGSVLVGAIAAGASFTQALLVAAVLSLATLPLALVRGRPAAR